A window of Chitinophaga sp. MM2321 contains these coding sequences:
- a CDS encoding YeeE/YedE thiosulfate transporter family protein has product MVFTDFLKQPWPWYIAGPLVGLTVPVLLIIGNRSFGISSSLRHMCAACIPSKVPFFQYNWRKEIWNLFFVAGILVGGVIAGVWLLNPAAMTVSPALVDQLAAYGIHDYQSLVPVELFNWQQLFSIRGLIMMVGGGLLVGFGTRYAGGCTSGHAIMGLSTLQWPSLVATCCFMIGGFTMANFILPHILAL; this is encoded by the coding sequence ATGGTATTTACAGATTTTTTGAAACAACCCTGGCCCTGGTATATTGCAGGACCTTTAGTAGGACTCACCGTACCGGTATTGCTGATCATCGGAAACAGATCTTTTGGTATAAGCTCGTCGCTCCGGCATATGTGTGCTGCCTGTATTCCATCGAAAGTGCCTTTTTTTCAGTACAACTGGAGAAAAGAGATATGGAACCTGTTTTTTGTAGCGGGTATCCTGGTGGGTGGCGTAATAGCGGGTGTATGGCTGTTGAATCCCGCTGCCATGACTGTAAGTCCTGCCCTGGTAGATCAGTTGGCTGCTTACGGTATCCATGATTACCAGTCTTTGGTACCGGTTGAACTTTTTAACTGGCAGCAGTTGTTTAGTATAAGAGGGCTGATCATGATGGTAGGTGGTGGCCTCCTGGTAGGATTTGGCACTCGTTATGCCGGGGGCTGTACCAGTGGTCATGCTATCATGGGATTATCTACTTTGCAGTGGCCTTCGCTGGTGGCTACCTGTTGTTTTATGATAGGCGGTTTTACGATGGCGAATTTTATTCTCCCGCATATCCTGGCATTATAA
- a CDS encoding DUF6691 family protein, which produces MKEMKQQEVSNDTIETAAPWWHHLKYAVVGVLFGIVFVKSEVISWFRIQEMFRLQSFHMYGIIGSAVITGIISVWIIRKFDIKTLSGEKIIFHPKQFNKGQIYGGLIFGFGWAITGACPGPLFAQIGTGATVIVVTLLSAIAGTWIYGRFREKLPH; this is translated from the coding sequence ATGAAAGAAATGAAACAGCAAGAAGTTAGTAACGATACGATAGAAACCGCGGCGCCCTGGTGGCATCACCTGAAGTATGCAGTGGTGGGTGTATTATTTGGTATTGTATTCGTGAAATCGGAAGTAATCAGTTGGTTCCGTATCCAGGAAATGTTCCGGCTGCAATCTTTTCATATGTATGGTATTATCGGGAGTGCAGTTATTACCGGTATCATATCTGTGTGGATCATCCGGAAGTTTGATATAAAAACATTGAGCGGAGAGAAAATTATTTTTCATCCGAAGCAATTCAACAAAGGACAGATTTATGGTGGCTTGATTTTTGGCTTTGGTTGGGCTATCACCGGGGCTTGCCCTGGTCCGCTGTTTGCGCAGATTGGAACAGGGGCCACTGTTATAGTGGTCACCTTGTTGAGTGCGATTGCAGGCACCTGGATATATGGACGATTCAGGGAAAAATTGCCACACTAA
- a CDS encoding MBL fold metallo-hydrolase, whose translation MKIKQFEDKPLAHYSYAILSEKDAKIVLIDPSRDISPYLDYAKEQDAVITAVIETHPHADFISGHLELYHATGATIYCSGLTGAAYPHIHFDDERTVTLGECTLKAVNTPGHSPDSICVVLEQDGQDKAVFTGDTLFIGDCGRPDLRENTGKVSAKREVLAKQMYYSLREKLMILHDDVIVYPAHGAGTLCGKALSEANQSTIGAEKKTNWSLQKLTEDAFTKMILEEQPFVPKYFPYDVSLNRMGAPDLTPALSRIPVVGESNRSDKNIIVIDTRPAPVFKQGHLPNSINIQDGNKFETWLGSIISPEEKFYLVAETAEQLQQLMKRTAKIGYEPFIESAFVLQEGSEKTALIDPAIFKQQLSDFTIVDVRNESEMNESPVFPAAINIPLPELRERINEIPVNKPVVIHCAGGYRSAAGSSIVGNALGGQVEVYDLGEAIKEF comes from the coding sequence ATGAAAATTAAACAATTTGAAGATAAACCACTGGCACATTATTCTTATGCCATATTAAGTGAAAAGGATGCAAAAATAGTACTGATAGACCCCTCCAGGGATATCAGCCCTTATCTCGATTATGCGAAGGAACAGGATGCTGTGATTACCGCTGTGATAGAAACGCATCCGCATGCAGATTTTATCAGCGGACATCTTGAGTTGTATCATGCTACCGGCGCTACTATTTATTGTTCAGGGCTAACCGGTGCTGCCTACCCACATATTCATTTCGATGATGAGCGAACCGTTACCCTTGGTGAATGCACGCTTAAAGCCGTTAATACACCCGGGCATTCGCCCGATAGTATTTGTGTCGTACTGGAACAGGACGGGCAGGACAAAGCAGTATTTACCGGTGATACTTTATTTATAGGAGATTGTGGAAGACCTGATCTGAGAGAAAACACGGGTAAGGTAAGCGCAAAAAGAGAAGTGCTCGCAAAGCAGATGTATTATTCGCTGCGCGAAAAACTCATGATACTGCATGATGATGTAATCGTATATCCCGCACATGGCGCCGGGACGCTGTGTGGTAAGGCGCTCAGTGAAGCCAATCAAAGTACCATCGGTGCAGAGAAAAAAACGAACTGGTCGCTACAAAAACTTACGGAGGACGCCTTTACAAAAATGATCCTGGAAGAACAACCTTTCGTACCTAAATATTTTCCTTACGATGTATCGCTGAACAGGATGGGCGCGCCTGATCTTACACCGGCGCTGTCTCGTATTCCTGTTGTAGGGGAAAGCAACCGGTCTGATAAAAATATAATTGTCATTGATACACGTCCTGCACCTGTTTTCAAGCAGGGACATTTACCCAATTCGATCAATATACAGGATGGTAATAAGTTTGAGACGTGGTTGGGAAGTATTATATCTCCGGAGGAAAAATTTTATCTCGTAGCCGAAACAGCAGAACAGTTACAGCAATTAATGAAACGTACTGCTAAAATAGGCTATGAACCTTTTATTGAATCGGCTTTTGTGTTGCAGGAGGGCAGTGAAAAAACGGCGTTGATAGATCCGGCTATATTCAAACAGCAGTTGTCAGATTTTACGATTGTGGATGTACGCAATGAATCAGAGATGAATGAGTCACCTGTTTTTCCTGCTGCTATCAACATTCCTTTACCGGAATTACGGGAACGTATAAACGAAATACCGGTGAATAAACCGGTAGTGATTCATTGTGCCGGCGGCTACAGAAGTGCGGCGGGTAGCAGTATTGTCGGCAACGCTTTGGGCGGACAGGTGGAAGTGTATGACCTGGGAGAAGC